One window of Macrococcus sp. 19Msa1099 genomic DNA carries:
- a CDS encoding argininosuccinate synthase: MNEKQKVVLAYSGGLDTSVAIQWLIEKGYDVIACCLDVGEGKDLAHIKEKALKVGAIESIMLDKIEAYAEDYLSYAIKGNSLYENTYPLISALSRPLIAEALVEVAHQHEAKFIAHGCTGKGNDQVRFEVAIHSIDPSITTLAPVRDWGFSREEEIEYAKAHDIPVPINLDSPYSIDQNLWGRSNECGILEDPYATPPEDAYDLTVSPKDAPDEEEIIDITFKAGLPAALNGQSLKLHEIIKQLNELGGKHGVGRIDHVENRLVGIKSREVYEAPGAMIILKAHKDLETITLTKDVQHFKPYVEQQFANLIYNGLFFSPLADHLKHLLTDMQQYVNGETKVKLYKGNITVIGRKSDNTLYNEKLATYTKEDTFNQQASVGFIEIYELPVKQATRVYRGDAHE; the protein is encoded by the coding sequence ATGAACGAAAAACAAAAAGTGGTATTAGCATATTCTGGAGGATTAGATACTAGCGTCGCAATTCAATGGTTAATCGAGAAAGGGTATGATGTTATCGCATGCTGCCTTGATGTCGGTGAAGGAAAGGATCTCGCACACATTAAAGAAAAAGCACTCAAAGTTGGCGCGATTGAATCGATCATGCTCGATAAGATTGAAGCATATGCAGAGGACTACCTATCATATGCGATCAAAGGGAACAGCCTTTATGAAAATACATATCCGCTTATTTCAGCACTGAGCAGACCGCTGATCGCTGAAGCGCTTGTAGAAGTTGCACATCAACATGAGGCGAAGTTCATTGCACATGGCTGTACAGGAAAAGGAAATGACCAGGTGCGTTTTGAAGTTGCGATTCATAGTATCGATCCATCTATTACGACACTTGCGCCGGTTCGTGACTGGGGATTCAGTCGTGAAGAAGAGATTGAATACGCTAAAGCGCATGATATTCCCGTGCCTATCAACTTAGATTCACCCTACTCAATCGATCAGAATTTATGGGGCAGAAGTAACGAATGCGGCATCTTAGAAGATCCCTATGCCACACCACCTGAAGATGCATATGACTTAACCGTATCACCGAAAGATGCACCAGATGAAGAAGAAATTATTGATATCACTTTTAAAGCAGGACTTCCAGCTGCATTAAACGGACAGTCTTTAAAATTGCACGAAATCATCAAACAGTTGAATGAATTAGGAGGCAAACACGGTGTCGGCAGAATCGACCACGTTGAGAATCGTCTTGTCGGCATTAAATCACGTGAAGTATATGAAGCACCAGGTGCAATGATCATCCTTAAAGCACATAAAGACCTTGAAACAATCACTTTAACGAAAGATGTACAGCATTTTAAACCCTATGTTGAGCAGCAGTTTGCTAACCTTATATATAACGGCTTATTCTTCTCTCCACTTGCCGATCATCTGAAACATCTGTTAACAGATATGCAGCAATACGTTAATGGCGAAACAAAGGTCAAACTCTATAAAGGAAATATCACAGTAATCGGCAGAAAAAGTGATAACACTCTGTATAACGAGAAGCTCGCAACTTATACGAAGGAAGATACATTCAATCAGCAGGCAAGTGTCGGATTCATTGAAATCTATGAACTTCCAGTGAAGCAGGCAACGAGAGTGTATAGAGGTGATGCACATGAGTAA
- a CDS encoding glucose-6-phosphate isomerase has translation MTHIKFNYDMAKSFVGDHELTQMQDLVKNIHHVIHEGSGAGSDFLGWLDLPVDYDKEEFARIKESAKKINADSDVLIVIGIGGSYLGARAAIEMLNKSFDHLKSDKTQIIFAGHQLSSSYLNDLIEYVQDKDFSVNVISKSGTTTEPAVAFRVFKKLLEEKYGKEGAKSRIYATTDKSKGALKSLATTEGYETFVVPDDVGGRFSVLTAVGLLPIAAAGHDIDAMMEGAASARNELSSSELTENISYQYAALRNILYNKGYTIEMLINYEPSLQYFNEWWKQLFGESEGKDFKGIYPSSANFSTDLHSLGQYVQEGRRDIFETVVKVTTPRSDVTIEADENDLDGLNFLAGKTLDFVNTKAFQGTLLAHSDGGVPNFVVEVPKLDAFTFGYLVYFFELSVAMSGYLLGVNPFNQPGVEAYKQNMFALLGKPGFEDKKAELEARLQ, from the coding sequence ATGACGCATATTAAATTTAACTACGACATGGCAAAATCGTTCGTAGGAGATCATGAATTGACACAGATGCAGGATTTAGTGAAAAATATTCATCATGTAATCCATGAAGGTAGTGGTGCAGGTAGCGATTTCCTAGGATGGCTGGACTTACCGGTAGATTACGATAAGGAAGAATTCGCACGTATTAAAGAAAGTGCGAAGAAGATAAATGCAGATAGCGACGTGTTAATTGTTATCGGCATTGGAGGGTCTTATCTCGGTGCACGTGCTGCAATCGAGATGCTGAATAAATCATTTGATCACCTGAAATCAGATAAGACACAGATTATCTTTGCAGGACACCAATTATCATCAAGCTATTTGAACGATTTAATTGAATATGTTCAGGACAAAGATTTCTCAGTGAACGTGATTTCTAAATCTGGTACAACGACGGAACCAGCTGTTGCATTCCGTGTATTTAAGAAACTATTGGAAGAGAAATACGGCAAAGAAGGCGCGAAATCTCGTATTTATGCAACTACGGATAAATCTAAAGGTGCATTAAAGTCACTTGCCACAACTGAAGGCTATGAAACATTTGTCGTGCCGGATGATGTCGGAGGACGCTTCTCAGTATTAACAGCTGTTGGATTATTACCGATTGCAGCAGCAGGCCATGATATTGATGCGATGATGGAAGGAGCTGCGAGTGCACGTAATGAACTGAGTTCATCAGAACTTACAGAGAACATCAGTTATCAGTATGCAGCGCTGCGTAATATTTTATACAACAAAGGGTACACGATTGAGATGTTAATCAATTACGAACCGAGTCTTCAATACTTCAACGAGTGGTGGAAACAGCTATTCGGTGAGTCTGAAGGTAAGGACTTTAAAGGTATCTATCCATCAAGCGCGAACTTCTCAACGGACCTTCACTCATTAGGTCAATACGTTCAGGAAGGGCGTCGTGATATCTTTGAAACGGTCGTTAAAGTAACGACACCAAGAAGCGATGTCACAATTGAAGCGGATGAGAATGATCTAGATGGTCTGAACTTCTTAGCAGGTAAAACATTGGACTTCGTCAACACGAAAGCATTCCAGGGGACACTACTTGCACATAGCGATGGCGGGGTACCAAACTTCGTCGTTGAAGTACCGAAGTTAGATGCATTTACTTTCGGTTACCTTGTTTACTTCTTCGAGTTAAGTGTTGCGATGAGCGGCTACTTGCTCGGTGTTAATCCATTTAACCAGCCAGGGGTTGAAGCGTACAAGCAGAATATGTTCGCATTGCTTGGGAAACCGGGCTTTGAAGACAAGAAGGCAGAACTAGAAGCAAGGCTTCAATAA
- a CDS encoding VTT domain-containing protein, translating into MFTEAHLLELFERFKGLGIIIAFLLPFIEAFIPILPIMVFAVVNVNAYGLIPGFLLTWSGAVAGSYCVTLLVRTYGQHRLLRRLSKHPQTLKFIRRVDNRGMLPLFLLLCFPFTPSSLVNIVAGLSTLDIKKYLWVVLFGKAIMLFTLSFIGNDIYSFVKAPEKSIIVIIVLVILWWIGKRIERHLER; encoded by the coding sequence TTGTTTACAGAAGCGCACTTACTGGAATTATTTGAACGATTTAAAGGTCTCGGCATTATTATTGCTTTTCTTCTGCCATTTATTGAAGCATTTATTCCGATATTACCGATTATGGTCTTTGCTGTTGTTAATGTGAATGCTTATGGTCTGATACCTGGATTCTTACTTACATGGAGCGGTGCAGTAGCTGGTTCATATTGTGTTACGCTTTTAGTGAGAACCTATGGTCAGCATCGACTTTTAAGACGATTAAGCAAACATCCGCAGACATTAAAGTTTATAAGAAGAGTGGATAACAGAGGGATGCTGCCATTATTTTTGTTACTCTGCTTTCCATTCACACCCTCCAGTCTGGTCAATATTGTGGCAGGTCTAAGCACGCTCGATATAAAGAAATATTTATGGGTCGTTCTATTCGGAAAAGCGATTATGTTGTTTACTTTAAGCTTTATCGGTAACGATATATATTCCTTTGTGAAAGCACCTGAAAAGAGTATAATTGTTATTATAGTGCTCGTGATTCTGTGGTGGATTGGTAAAAGAATTGAGCGGCATCTGGAAAGATAA
- the lepB gene encoding signal peptidase I, with amino-acid sequence MKREFIEWLIAIVIATVLYFVVKTFFFISYSVSGDSMYPTFTDGDKVIVNKMSTLHNGDVIVFHTGSTQDYVKRIIGKPGDKVEYRDDVLYINGERTEEPYLQENRIAKTNILLTENFKVSDLSGAGGKSVIPEGKLLVLGDNRETSNDSRSFGLIKEQQVVGEVQVRYWPLDTFHVNFNPQ; translated from the coding sequence TTGAAGCGGGAATTTATTGAATGGCTGATTGCGATTGTCATTGCCACAGTATTATATTTTGTTGTAAAGACATTCTTCTTTATTTCTTATTCTGTAAGTGGCGATTCAATGTATCCGACTTTCACTGATGGGGATAAGGTCATCGTTAATAAGATGAGTACACTGCATAATGGCGATGTTATCGTCTTTCATACAGGAAGTACTCAAGATTACGTTAAACGTATTATAGGAAAGCCGGGAGATAAAGTAGAATACAGGGATGATGTTTTATATATCAATGGCGAACGTACTGAAGAACCCTACCTTCAGGAAAACAGAATTGCTAAGACAAATATATTGCTTACAGAAAATTTCAAAGTAAGTGATCTATCTGGTGCGGGTGGTAAATCGGTCATTCCAGAAGGTAAGCTGCTTGTTCTTGGAGACAACAGAGAGACGAGTAATGATAGCAGAAGTTTCGGATTGATCAAAGAGCAGCAAGTTGTAGGAGAAGTACAGGTAAGATATTGGCCGCTAGATACATTTCATGTGAATTTTAATCCACAATAA